A portion of the Bifidobacterium lemurum genome contains these proteins:
- a CDS encoding alpha/beta fold hydrolase yields MQFALIDENRYAEEMRQTVMPALAACCDEGWFDPSDAEREAGLTPLPPGADPFAPSADASTGGDKLHYLCYDVTKFANLRESDAAATFRGAVVLSHGFTEFAEKYSEMIWYFLLNGYSVCALDHRGHGKSSRDMDNPSLVWIDDWRRYVADLAGFAQTIGRSYADGQPLNLYCHSMGGGIGAAVLERYPDLFDKAVLSCPMIAPATGMPNWLARALSEVMCGLGMGRMRVFGQSDFDGTLDLGQHPYSSHARERWYHQMRCDHAEYQTYSAAFEWVRQSLRLSRAVLDRDACAAIETPLMLFQAGHDVWVLNNPQDRFVERVRDGGGSARLVRIDGSEHEIFSMPNAVVGPYLDRILDFFAEPISESV; encoded by the coding sequence ATGCAGTTCGCCCTGATTGATGAAAACCGATATGCGGAGGAGATGCGCCAGACGGTGATGCCGGCGCTCGCCGCCTGCTGCGACGAAGGATGGTTCGACCCCTCGGACGCCGAACGCGAAGCTGGCCTGACACCCCTGCCTCCGGGCGCGGATCCGTTCGCCCCATCCGCCGACGCTTCGACGGGCGGCGACAAGTTGCATTATCTGTGCTATGACGTGACCAAATTCGCGAACCTGCGCGAATCCGACGCCGCCGCGACCTTCCGCGGTGCCGTCGTGCTCAGCCACGGCTTCACCGAATTCGCGGAGAAATACAGCGAGATGATTTGGTATTTCCTGCTGAACGGATATTCGGTGTGCGCCCTGGACCACCGCGGCCACGGCAAATCCTCGCGCGACATGGACAATCCGAGTCTGGTGTGGATCGACGACTGGCGGCGCTACGTCGCCGATTTGGCCGGTTTCGCCCAGACGATCGGCCGCTCGTATGCCGACGGCCAGCCGTTGAACCTGTATTGCCATTCGATGGGCGGCGGCATCGGCGCGGCCGTATTGGAGCGATATCCCGATCTGTTCGACAAGGCGGTGCTGTCGTGTCCGATGATCGCGCCCGCCACCGGCATGCCGAACTGGCTGGCCCGCGCGCTGTCGGAAGTGATGTGCGGACTCGGCATGGGCCGCATGCGCGTGTTCGGTCAGTCGGATTTCGACGGCACGCTCGACTTGGGGCAGCACCCGTATTCCAGCCATGCGCGTGAACGTTGGTATCACCAGATGCGTTGCGACCACGCGGAATACCAGACCTACAGCGCCGCGTTCGAATGGGTGCGCCAGTCGCTGCGGCTGAGCCGGGCGGTCTTGGATCGCGATGCCTGCGCCGCCATCGAAACGCCGCTGATGCTGTTCCAGGCGGGGCATGACGTGTGGGTGCTCAACAATCCGCAGGACCGCTTCGTCGAGCGGGTGCGTGATGGCGGCGGATCGGCGCGGCTGGTGCGCATCGACGGCTCCGAACATGAGATCTTCTCGATGCCGAACGCGGTGG